Proteins encoded in a region of the Sterolibacterium denitrificans genome:
- the queA gene encoding tRNA preQ1(34) S-adenosylmethionine ribosyltransferase-isomerase QueA has product MRLSDFDYALPPELIAQQPLAERSASRLLVVDGNDAPIEDRNIADLAELLQPGDLLVMNDTRVLHARLYGIKDSGGRIEVLVERITGEHEALAQIRASKPPKPGCVLHLEGALEAKVLARAGEFYHLRFPDTENVIDLLERHGRLPLPPYIERNAADADEARYQTVFARTHGSVAAPTAGLHFDDALLAAVEKRGCRIAYVTLHVGAGTFQPVRSENLAEHRMHRERYILPEATAQAIAETRRKGGRIVAVGTTTLRTLESAAIAGNGQLQAGAGETGLFILPGFRFRIVDALLTNFHLPKSTLLMLVSAFAGIERIRTAYAHAIAQGYRFFSYGDAMLLTRTNDESAP; this is encoded by the coding sequence TTGCGCCTCAGCGACTTCGACTACGCATTGCCGCCCGAGCTGATTGCCCAGCAACCGCTGGCGGAACGCAGCGCCAGCCGCTTGCTGGTCGTCGATGGCAACGACGCGCCGATCGAGGACCGCAACATTGCAGATCTGGCCGAACTGCTGCAACCTGGCGACCTGCTGGTGATGAACGACACCCGCGTGCTGCATGCGCGTCTGTACGGCATAAAAGACAGCGGCGGCAGGATCGAAGTGCTGGTCGAGCGCATCACCGGCGAGCACGAGGCGCTGGCGCAGATTCGTGCCAGCAAGCCGCCGAAGCCAGGCTGCGTACTGCATCTGGAGGGCGCGCTGGAAGCAAAAGTGCTGGCGCGCGCGGGCGAGTTCTACCATCTGCGTTTTCCGGATACGGAAAATGTCATCGACCTGCTCGAACGCCACGGCCGCCTGCCCTTGCCGCCGTACATCGAACGCAATGCGGCGGATGCCGACGAAGCGCGCTACCAGACGGTGTTCGCACGCACGCATGGTTCGGTGGCCGCGCCGACTGCCGGACTGCATTTCGATGACGCGCTGCTCGCTGCCGTAGAGAAACGGGGCTGCCGCATCGCCTACGTCACGCTGCATGTCGGCGCCGGCACCTTCCAGCCGGTGCGCAGCGAAAACCTCGCCGAACACCGGATGCACCGTGAGCGCTACATCCTGCCCGAAGCCACGGCGCAAGCCATTGCAGAAACGCGGCGCAAGGGAGGACGCATCGTCGCCGTCGGCACCACCACGCTGCGCACGCTGGAATCCGCCGCCATTGCCGGCAATGGACAACTGCAGGCCGGCGCCGGTGAAACCGGACTGTTCATTCTGCCGGGCTTCCGTTTCCGCATCGTCGATGCGCTGCTGACAAATTTCCATCTGCCAAAATCCACTCTGCTGATGCTGGTCTCGGCCTTCGCCGGCATCGAGCGCATCCGCACTGCTTACGCCCACGCCATCGCACAAGGCTACCGTTTCTTCAGCTACGGTGACGCCATGCTGCTGACGCGCACCAACGATGAATCTGCGCCATGA
- a CDS encoding DNA polymerase III subunit chi, translated as MTQVLFCHNAADRLQAAVTWLTQASRDADANDRYIIYAPDRQIAERLDHMLWTTPPTGFLPHCSARSHLAPETPILIATTASELGGNASNAQTSRNSLLNLGNELPPEFERFTQLIEIISREENIRLPARERARYYRDQGHDIQYLDLQKAPL; from the coding sequence ATGACTCAGGTTTTGTTCTGTCACAACGCAGCGGATCGCCTGCAGGCCGCCGTCACCTGGCTGACTCAGGCAAGCAGGGATGCCGACGCAAACGACAGATACATAATCTACGCCCCGGACCGCCAGATTGCCGAACGCCTGGATCACATGCTATGGACCACGCCGCCGACCGGCTTTCTGCCGCATTGCAGCGCGCGCTCGCACCTCGCGCCGGAAACGCCCATACTCATCGCCACTACGGCCAGTGAACTCGGCGGCAATGCAAGCAATGCGCAGACCAGCCGGAACAGCCTGCTCAACCTTGGCAATGAACTACCCCCGGAATTCGAGCGTTTCACGCAACTCATCGAAATCATCAGCCGGGAAGAAAACATTCGGCTACCGGCACGCGAACGCGCGCGCTACTACCGCGATCAGGGGCATGACATCCAGTATCTCGACCTGCAAAAGGCGCCGCTGTGA
- a CDS encoding leucyl aminopeptidase, whose protein sequence is MEFSIKSGSPEKQRSACVVVGVFEPRKLTVPGEILNKASNQYISDLLRRGDLEGKSGTTLLLHNVPGTLCDRILLVGLGKEKEFREKEFRTAIATTIRTLNEIGAFDATITLTELAVKKCDLPWRIRQTVLIAAETLYRFDHYKSKKDEVRRPLRKLTLAVESRTDLAAAEKALEEGQAIVLGMNLCKDLGNLPGNVCTPGYLAEQALELAKTYPLKAEILEREDMEKLGMGSLLSVARGSHQPPKFIILRHDGGKNTAKPVVLVGKGITFDTGGISLKPGAEMDEMKYDMCGAASVLGTMKAIAQMGLKLNVVGIIPTTENMPGGNATRPGDIVTSMSGQTIEILNTDAEGRLILCDALTYAERFEPACVIDIATLTGACVIALGHVASGLLANDDTLARDLLNAGQNAYDRAWQLPLWEDYQEQLKSPFADMANIGGRAAGTITAASFLARFTKKFHWAHLDIAGTAWKSGEKKGATGRPVPLLTHFLMARARSRGE, encoded by the coding sequence ATGGAATTTAGCATAAAAAGCGGCAGTCCCGAAAAACAGCGCAGTGCCTGTGTCGTGGTTGGCGTCTTCGAACCACGCAAGCTGACCGTCCCGGGCGAAATTCTCAACAAGGCCAGCAACCAGTACATTTCCGACCTGCTGCGGCGCGGCGACCTGGAAGGCAAATCCGGCACGACGCTGCTCCTGCACAACGTTCCCGGCACGCTGTGCGACCGCATCCTGCTGGTCGGCCTGGGCAAGGAAAAGGAGTTCCGTGAAAAGGAATTCCGTACCGCCATCGCCACCACCATCCGCACCCTCAATGAAATCGGCGCCTTCGACGCCACCATCACGCTGACCGAACTGGCGGTGAAGAAATGCGACCTGCCCTGGCGCATCCGTCAAACCGTGCTGATCGCGGCCGAAACGCTCTACCGCTTCGATCATTACAAATCGAAGAAAGACGAAGTCCGCCGCCCGCTGCGCAAACTGACGCTGGCCGTGGAAAGCCGCACCGATCTTGCCGCTGCCGAAAAGGCGCTGGAGGAAGGCCAGGCCATCGTCCTGGGCATGAATCTCTGCAAGGATCTCGGCAACCTGCCTGGCAATGTCTGCACCCCAGGCTATCTGGCCGAGCAAGCGCTCGAGCTCGCCAAAACCTATCCGCTCAAGGCTGAAATCCTCGAACGCGAGGATATGGAAAAGCTCGGCATGGGCTCGCTGCTTTCGGTCGCTCGCGGCAGCCACCAGCCGCCAAAATTCATCATTCTCAGACATGACGGCGGTAAGAATACGGCCAAGCCGGTAGTACTGGTCGGCAAGGGCATCACCTTCGATACCGGCGGCATTTCGCTGAAACCCGGCGCCGAAATGGACGAGATGAAGTACGACATGTGCGGCGCAGCCAGCGTCCTCGGCACCATGAAGGCCATCGCCCAGATGGGTCTCAAGCTCAACGTCGTCGGCATCATCCCCACCACCGAGAACATGCCTGGCGGCAATGCCACACGGCCAGGCGACATCGTGACCTCGATGTCCGGACAAACCATCGAAATCCTCAATACGGATGCCGAAGGCCGTCTGATACTCTGCGATGCGCTCACCTATGCCGAGCGCTTCGAGCCGGCCTGCGTCATTGACATTGCCACCCTGACCGGCGCTTGCGTCATCGCCCTCGGCCATGTCGCCAGCGGCCTGCTCGCCAATGACGACACGCTTGCCCGCGATCTGCTGAATGCCGGACAGAACGCCTACGATCGCGCCTGGCAACTGCCGCTCTGGGAAGACTACCAGGAACAGTTGAAGAGTCCGTTCGCCGACATGGCCAACATCGGCGGCCGCGCCGCCGGCACCATCACCGCCGCCAGCTTCCTCGCCCGCTTCACCAAGAAATTCCACTGGGCGCATCTGGACATTGCCGGCACCGCCTGGAAGTCCGGCGAGAAAAAAGGCGCTACCGGCCGCCCCGTGCCATTGCTGACCCACTTCCTCATGGCCCGCGCGCGCAGCCGGGGCGAATAA